In a single window of the Populus alba chromosome 16, ASM523922v2, whole genome shotgun sequence genome:
- the LOC118051214 gene encoding transcription initiation factor IIB-like translates to MSDRLGLVATIKDRANEIYKKVEDQKSSRGRNQDALLAACLYIACRQEDKPRTVKEICSVANGATKKEIGRAKEYIVKQLGLETGQSVEMGTIHAGDFMRRFCSNLGMSNHTVKAATEAVKTSEQFDIRRSPISIAAAVIYIITQLSDDKKPLRDISLATGVAEGTIRNSYKDLYPHVSKIIPSWYASEEDLKNLCSP, encoded by the exons ATGTCTGATAg GTTGGGCCTTGTTGCAACTATCAAG GATCGGGCCAATGAGATCTACAAGAAGGTGGAAGATCAAAAGTCCAGTAGAGGAAGGAATCAAGATGCTTTATTGGCTGCTTGCCTCTACATTGCTTGTCGACAAGAAGACAAGCCCCGAACAGTAAAGG AAATTTGCTCTGTCGCCAATGGAGCCACAAAGAAGGAAATTGGCCGAGCAAAAGAATACATAGTGAAACAACTGGGTTTGGAGACTGGTCAGTCCGTGGAGATGGGAACTATACATGCTGGGGATTTTATG AGGCGTTTCTGCTCCAATCTTGGAATGTCTAATCATACAGTTAAAGCTGCCACAGAAGCTGTTAAAACGTCAGAACAGTTTGATATAAG GAGGAGCCCTATATCAATCGCAGCAGCAGTCATCTATATAATTACTCAGCTTTCAGATGACAAGAAGCCTCTTCGAG ATATTTCACTAGCAACTGGAGTTGCTGAAGGAACAATCAGAAATTCCTACAAAGATCTTTATCCCCACGTGTCAAAGATTATACCATCATGGTATGCCAGCGAGGAAGATTTGAAGAACCTTTGCAGTCCTTGA